Part of the Bifidobacteriaceae bacterium genome is shown below.
TCTCTCGGTACCGTTGCAACGCCTCGTACGGATGAACGGGGCCGATCCAGGTTTGGTTGTCCGTGTAGATCACGAACGCGTCGAACTCAAGGCCTTCGGCGGCGGCCCACAGCATTGGCAATGCGCAATCGGTGGCGCCTCGTGGCAGTTGGCGAATCTGCCGGATCACGTCCTCGAGCCTTTGACGCGGCGACACGGCCAGGCGACTCAGTGCGAATCCCGGCCCGGTCACAATGCGCCCCGGCCAGGCCGGACTCCACGCCGGGCCAGCCCTGCCGCGGGTGAACGCCACGATTTCGCTGTCCTCTTCCGTCGCGGCGGTGACAAGCGCCATGGCGACTGAAGCCTCGCGCGCGCTGAGCGGGAAGCCGGCCACGGGAGCCGTCATCGACTCGGAAACGTCAAGCGCGAAACACAGGCGCCGGCCAGTGGGTTCCACGGCGCCAAACGCCGCGTAAAAGGCCTGATCAAGTGCGTCGACAACCAGTCGCGAGGGACGCCAGGTGCTTTCTCCCCGCGCACCACGCCCCGAAGCGTAAGTCTTCATGGCCGCCAACGCGCTGATCGGATGCACACGCGCCGCGCTCAAGCGCCCCGGATCGGCCAACTGTTGTGCGATAGCCCGGCCGCTGCGGCCCCGAGCCAGGCCGAGCTTGGTCAGGGCGGGCAACTGCCGCATCAACGCGGTCTGCGGGATGCCTTGCTCCAGGAGCACACCCCACACGCTCGCTGATTCCAGCGCCCAGTCAGGCAGCGCCTCCCACGGCATTCCCGTGTGGTCTTCGAGGATTCCGACCATTTGGCGAACGGCCTTGGAACCGCCGCCGCCGCCCAGGCGTTGAACCCGTTGATACGCTTCCGCCACGCCCGGAAGCTCGCCCCTAACCTCCCTGCCGCACGCCCAGTCGAACAGCGCGGCGCGCTCGGGTTCCGCTCCACGCGGGTGCGCCAGGCGCAGCAGGTCGCGGTGCGTCCAGCCTTCCCAATGCCGATATTTCACCATTTGATACGCGAGATCGTCGAGCGGCTTGTCGAGATACCAATTGCCGACCGCCGTGCGAAGCGCCCGTCCCCAGGACCGGAATCGCCGCGCGTAGTCCACGAATTGAAAGAGGTCCGACCCGGTTCGCGCCACCATCGGCAGGTGTCGCAGCACGTACTCCCGTCTGTCGGGGTCCGCCTCCGCAGCGGCGATCGCCAGGGCAAACAGCGCCGGCCCCCGCCTGGGCGCCCGCTCCGACGCTTGCGCGATGCCGTCGATCAAGGCGGGCAGCTCCAGGTGCGCCGTGCGCACCACAACGCGGGCATTCCACTTGGAGAGTTCCAGCGGAGGGGCGTAGTAGGTGCCACCGTCCGCCCCGACTGCGAGGAACCGGCGCATCCGTTGGACATCGGAGGCCCGCAAACAAGCGCCTCCAGCGGCGCCTCGAATCTGGGCCGCCTTCGCCCTCTCGGATTGCGGCACCGCGCGGGTCGAGATTGACTTCAACGGATCGCCCATAGCGGCGTGCGCCGTCCTTTCACGCTAACTCACGCAGAGGTGGCGCCGGACATGGAGTGCCCGCCGGGTAAGCGGGGCGCTCTCCCCGTACTGAGCTAGCCGGTCCGCCCGGAGGCGGGCCGTGCGGGATTCGAACCTGCGGCCTCCCCGTCCAGTAGCCGACGAGCTTCGGCCCGGCGCCACGCCGCCACCGTAACATGTTCCACTCTGGAAAGGCGACCGTGCGACGGCGGCGCGCTGGACGGCATCGGCGGCCTTGCCAAGCCTCCCGAAGCGCCGCGAGAGGCAGGCCGTAGATCCTTGTCGCCCAGAAGGTAGCCGTGCTCAGTGACGCCCAAGACCGC
Proteins encoded:
- a CDS encoding TROVE domain-containing protein, translating into MGDPLKSISTRAVPQSERAKAAQIRGAAGGACLRASDVQRMRRFLAVGADGGTYYAPPLELSKWNARVVVRTAHLELPALIDGIAQASERAPRRGPALFALAIAAAEADPDRREYVLRHLPMVARTGSDLFQFVDYARRFRSWGRALRTAVGNWYLDKPLDDLAYQMVKYRHWEGWTHRDLLRLAHPRGAEPERAALFDWACGREVRGELPGVAEAYQRVQRLGGGGGSKAVRQMVGILEDHTGMPWEALPDWALESASVWGVLLEQGIPQTALMRQLPALTKLGLARGRSGRAIAQQLADPGRLSAARVHPISALAAMKTYASGRGARGESTWRPSRLVVDALDQAFYAAFGAVEPTGRRLCFALDVSESMTAPVAGFPLSAREASVAMALVTAATEEDSEIVAFTRGRAGPAWSPAWPGRIVTGPGFALSRLAVSPRQRLEDVIRQIRQLPRGATDCALPMLWAAAEGLEFDAFVIYTDNQTWIGPVHPYEALQRYREKMGIAAKLVVVALTPHAGGIADPTDPGTLDVAGFDAAVPTVISDFIRGDI